The Triticum aestivum cultivar Chinese Spring chromosome 7B, IWGSC CS RefSeq v2.1, whole genome shotgun sequence genome window below encodes:
- the LOC123161695 gene encoding uncharacterized protein isoform X1: MRRDLGSEALVRRHRARAQLWVAVAALTGTIWLLSSSSVVLFGTHRVQDFVVDELWRTADSNRWRASFAPHTYWPPPPTESESNGYLRVRCNGGLSQQRSAICNAGALSMDSGISSKRSGQIRSRPMVEKTEYRDEPLEHGLMGCSRARCRSSLEGKRAGRRGGEEGGMQGACRPSSRRPSLRCSSGWFIPALGLRVQCCPHHPLLPLAHRPVRVQRSNTPHCLLSIFRYIYLYKVYRHPMYHMLLIDQVIEVEVNGVRQRSGVLIKKRSSCLDSLLPPPQSLSPRHPVASKEQLLLLGLVLV, encoded by the exons ATGCGCAG GGACCTCGGCAGCGAGGCATTAGTGCGCCGGCACCGCGCACGGGCGCAGCTGTGGGTCGCGGTCGCGGCGCTTACCGGCACCATCTGGCTCTTGTCCTCTTCCTCCGTTGTCCTCTTCGGCACCCACAGGGTCCAG GATTTTGTTGTAGATGAGTTGTGGAGAACTGCAGATTCAAATCGTTGGAGAGCATCTTTTGCACCACACACCTATTGGCCTC CCCCACCAACTGAATCCGAGAGCAATGGGTACTTGCGTGTCCGATGCAATGGTGGCTTGTCCCAACAACGAAGTGCA ATATGTAATGCTGGCGCTCTATCCATGGATTCCGGCATTAGCTCGAAACGCTCAG GACAAATTAGGTCTCGGCCAATGGTGGAGAAGACGGAGTACAGGGATGAGCCGCTCGAGCACGGTTTGATGGGATGTTCGCGCGCAAGATGCAGAAGTTCGCTAGAAGGAAAAAGAGCTGGGCgtcgaggaggagaagaaggtggTATGCAAGGTGCTTGCAGGCCCAGCAGCAGGAGGCCGTCCTTGAGGTGCTCCTCTGGATGGTTCATTCCGGCGCTGGGCCTACGTGTTCAATGCTGCCCTCACCATCCCCTTCTTCCATTGGCTCATCGGCCCGTCAGAGTTCAAAGATCTAATACTCCGCACTGCCTCCTGTCCATTTTcagatatatatatttatataaggtTTATCGTCACCCCATGTATCATATGTTGTTGATCGACCAGGTTATTGAGGTGGAGGTCAACGGGGTGAGGCAGAGAAGTGGAGTGCTCATAAAGAAACGAAG CAGCTGCCTGGactcgctgctgccgccgcctcagTCGCTTTCGCCTAGGCATCCCGTCGCTAGCAAG GAGCAACTGTTGCTATTGGGACTGGTGCTTGTGTAG
- the LOC123161695 gene encoding uncharacterized protein isoform X2: protein MRRDLGSEALVRRHRARAQLWVAVAALTGTIWLLSSSSVVLFGTHRVQDFVVDELWRTADSNRWRASFAPHTYWPPPPTESESNGYLRVRCNGGLSQQRSAICNAGALSMDSGISSKRSGQIRSRPMVEKTEYRDEPLEHGLMGCSRARCRSSLEGKRAGRRGGEEGGMQGACRPSSRRPSLRCSSGWFIPALGLRVQCCPHHPLLPLAHRPVRVQRSNTPHCLLSIFRYIYLYKVYRHPMYHMLLIDQVIEVEVNGVRQRSGVLIKKRSCLDSLLPPPQSLSPRHPVASKEQLLLLGLVLV, encoded by the exons ATGCGCAG GGACCTCGGCAGCGAGGCATTAGTGCGCCGGCACCGCGCACGGGCGCAGCTGTGGGTCGCGGTCGCGGCGCTTACCGGCACCATCTGGCTCTTGTCCTCTTCCTCCGTTGTCCTCTTCGGCACCCACAGGGTCCAG GATTTTGTTGTAGATGAGTTGTGGAGAACTGCAGATTCAAATCGTTGGAGAGCATCTTTTGCACCACACACCTATTGGCCTC CCCCACCAACTGAATCCGAGAGCAATGGGTACTTGCGTGTCCGATGCAATGGTGGCTTGTCCCAACAACGAAGTGCA ATATGTAATGCTGGCGCTCTATCCATGGATTCCGGCATTAGCTCGAAACGCTCAG GACAAATTAGGTCTCGGCCAATGGTGGAGAAGACGGAGTACAGGGATGAGCCGCTCGAGCACGGTTTGATGGGATGTTCGCGCGCAAGATGCAGAAGTTCGCTAGAAGGAAAAAGAGCTGGGCgtcgaggaggagaagaaggtggTATGCAAGGTGCTTGCAGGCCCAGCAGCAGGAGGCCGTCCTTGAGGTGCTCCTCTGGATGGTTCATTCCGGCGCTGGGCCTACGTGTTCAATGCTGCCCTCACCATCCCCTTCTTCCATTGGCTCATCGGCCCGTCAGAGTTCAAAGATCTAATACTCCGCACTGCCTCCTGTCCATTTTcagatatatatatttatataaggtTTATCGTCACCCCATGTATCATATGTTGTTGATCGACCAGGTTATTGAGGTGGAGGTCAACGGGGTGAGGCAGAGAAGTGGAGTGCTCATAAAGAAACGAAG CTGCCTGGactcgctgctgccgccgcctcagTCGCTTTCGCCTAGGCATCCCGTCGCTAGCAAG GAGCAACTGTTGCTATTGGGACTGGTGCTTGTGTAG